In Manis pentadactyla isolate mManPen7 chromosome 11, mManPen7.hap1, whole genome shotgun sequence, one DNA window encodes the following:
- the LACTB gene encoding serine beta-lactamase-like protein LACTB, mitochondrial isoform X2, whose protein sequence is MYRLRSALTARAATSGGWAWGCGRRRAHRRAGRPPLGAGWVGGLGLGLGLALGAKLAGGLRGAAPAPSPAAPDPEAPPPAEPLPPQEQPLAPWPPQTPTPPRSRRFSRAVDSSRDLLHRIKDEVGAPGIVVGVSVDGKEVWSEGLGYADVENRVPCKPETVMRIASISKSLTMVALAKLWEAGKLDLDIPVQHYVPEFPEKEYEGEKVSVTTRLLISHLSGIRHYEKDMKKVKEEKAYKALKMLKGTLESDQEKGGRNIEKSDFAKAKTEQDNDAKSRNSKPGKKKNDFEQGELYLKEKFENSIDSLRLFKNDPLFFKPDFMFIIKRDVLSTRLTWIIPINGLVVDFCLQWVTF, encoded by the exons ATGTACCGGCTACGGTCAGCCCTGACGGCCCGGGCCGCGACCTCCGGCGGTTGGGCCTGGGGCTGCGGGAGGCGCAGGGCCCACCGGCGCGCAGGGCGGCCGCCGCTCGGCGCCGGCTGGGTCGGGGGCctcgggctggggctggggctggcgctCGGGGCGAAGCTGGCGGGTGGGCTGAGGGGCGCGGCCCCCGCGCCGTCCCCAGCGGCCCCCGACCCCGAGGCGCCGCCTCCGGCCGAGCCTCTGCCGCCGCAGGAGCAGCCCCTCGCTCCTTGGCCTCCACAGACCCCGACGCCGCCCCGCTCCAGGCGCTTCTCCAGAGCCGTCGACAGCAGCCGCGACCTGCTGCACAGGATCAAG GACGAAGTGGGTGCACCGGGCATAGTGGTTGGAGTCTCCGTAGATGGAAAAGAAGTCTGGTCAGAAG gttTAGGTTATGCTGATGTTGAGAACCGTGTGCCGTGCAAGCCAGAGACAGTTATGAGAATTGCCAGTATCAGCAAAAGCCTCACAATGGTTGCTCTGGCCAAATTATGGGAAGCAGGGAAACTGGATCTTGATATTCCAGTACAACATTATGTTCCTGAATTCCCAGAAAAAGAATATGAAGGTGAAAAG GTTTCTGTCACAACAAGATTACTGATTTCCCATTTAAGCGGAATTCGTCATTACGAAAAGGACATGAAAAAGGTGAAAGAAGAGAAAGCTTACAAAGCCTTGAAGATGTTGAAAGGGACACTGGAATCTGACCAAGAAAAAGGAGGCAGAAATATTGAAAAGAGTGACTTTGCTAAAGCTAAGACAGAGCAAGATAATGATGCCAAAAGCAGGAATTCAAAACCTGGCAAGAAAAAGAATGATTTTGAACAAGGCGaattatatttgaaagaaaagtttgaaaattCAATTGATTCCCtaagattatttaaaaatgaccCTTTGTTCTTTAAACCTG